Proteins co-encoded in one Medicago truncatula cultivar Jemalong A17 chromosome 8, MtrunA17r5.0-ANR, whole genome shotgun sequence genomic window:
- the LOC25501631 gene encoding LOW QUALITY PROTEIN: histone H1-like (The sequence of the model RefSeq protein was modified relative to this genomic sequence to represent the inferred CDS: deleted 1 base in 1 codon): MATEEPIVAVEPVPEPIITVEPPALEKDQFEPKVAEAEKKTKKVAKESKPKKASKPRNPASHPTYEEMIKDAIVSLKDRTGSSQYAIAKFIEEKHKQLPSNFKKLLFQSLKNVASGKLVKVKGSFKFVEGIT, from the exons ATGGCCACAGAAGAACCAATCGTTGCGGTGGAACCCGTTCCCGAACCAATCATCACTGTCGAACCTCCAGCATTGGAGAAAGATCAGTTCGAACCAAAGGTTGCTGAAGCAGAGAAGAAGACGAAGAAAGTAGCGAAGGAATCCAAACCTAAGAAAGCTTCCAAACCACGAAACCCTGCTTCTCATCCTACTTACGAAGAG ATGATTAAGGATGCAATTGTATCTCTGAAGGATAGGACGGGTTCAAGCCAATATGCGATTGCAAAATTC ATTGAAGAGAAACACAAACAGCTTCCATcaaatttcaagaaattatTGTTTCAGAGTTTGAAGAATGTTGCTTCTGGAAAGCTCGTTAAGGTGAAAGGTTCATTCAAGTTTGTGGAAGGGATTACGTGA
- the LOC112417419 gene encoding uncharacterized protein → MDRWKDIPLSKEEEEGVIAAEAEEAYVDVFNRSLVGKLWSDIQFNVRAFKSTMVQLWRLKNPVEIQDLSKNLFLFRFSSKRDVETILRNGPWSFDRNLLLLEKLTGEEQPSGLMMNTESFWVRVYDLPLKLRSEAMAKKLGNIIGSHVETDPKDVNRLGRFLRLKATIDLRQPLKRGTVVKYQEKAMRVFFKYERLPTFCFVCGRIGHQLKDCDELGDKGEEGYEDLEENELSFGPWLRASPLPKVYDEQKKDSSSGCSKNLFGTSSSHSKCETTVKGKEAEIEVNQIKEKVSSPKKLEGVNATNQLVNHDVECVAESLGAVALSKKFDIGKTETKANTRKKRGWVRQTNSRKQKPSKEQKVLAKETGKRQLVEVQISEGNIEDVMGGEKKRRHDVEMIDSSSQKVEVVLDDQHHRVQ, encoded by the coding sequence ATGGACCGCTGGAAGGACATTCCTTTAtcaaaagaagaggaagaaggtGTTATCGCTGCTGAAGCTGAAGAAGCATATGTAGATGTGTTCAACCGGTCACTGGTGGGGAAGTTGTGGTCAGATATTCAGTTCAATGTCAGAGCCTTCAAGAGCACGATGGTTCAATTATGGCGCTTGAAGAATCCAGTTGAGATCCAGGATCTGAGTAAGAATCTTTTCCTCTTCCGTTTTTCTTCAAAACGCGATGTTGAAACTATCTTGCGAAACGGTCCGTGGAGCTTTGACAGGAACCTCCTTCTTCTTGAAAAACTCACCGGAGAGGAACAACCATCGGGCTTAATGATGAATACTGAGTCTTTCTGGGTAAGGGTGTATGACCTTCCTTTGAAACTTCGTTCAGAAGCCATGGCAAAAAAATTAGGTAACATTATTGGGTCTCATGTAGAGACAGACCCAAAGGATGTGAACAGATTGGGTCGGTTTCTAAGACTTAAGGCAACCATAGACCTACGACAACCATTGAAGAGAGGTACAGTGGTGAAGTATCAAGAGAAAGCTATGCGAGTTTTTTTCAAGTATGAAAGGCTCCCTACTTTCTGCTTTGTTTGTGGCAGGATTGGCCACCAATTGAAAGATTGTGATGAACTGGGTGACAAAGGTGAAGAAGGTTACGAAGATTTAGAGGAAAATGAACTATCTTTTGGCCCATGGTTAAGGGCGTCCCCCTTACCAAAGGTTTACGATGAACAGAAAAAGGATAGTAGCTCTGGATGTAGTAAAAACCTGTTTGGGACATCTTCCAGCCATAGCAAATGTGAGACAACTGTAAAAGGTAAGGAGGCAGAAATTGAAGTGAACCAAATCAAAGAGAAGGTGTCCTCCCCGAAGAAACTTGAAGGCGTTAATGCAACCAATCAGCTAGTTAATCATGATGTTGAGTGTGTGGCAGAGTCTCTGGGTGCGGTGGCACTCtcaaaaaaatttgacattGGTAAAACAGAGACAAAGGCAAATACTAGAAAAAAGAGAGGTTGGGTTCGTCAAACCAACTCTAGAAAACAAAAACCATCAAAAGAGCAGAAGGTGTTGGCAAAAGAAACGGGCAAGAGGCAATTAGTGGAAGTTCAAATCTCTGAAGGTAACATTGAGGATGTCATGGGGggtgaaaaaaaaagaaggcatGATGTGGAGATGATTGACTCAAGTTCACAAAAAGTTGAGGTGGTGTTGGATGACCAACACCACCGGGTCCAATGA
- the LOC25501633 gene encoding soluble inorganic pyrophosphatase 1 produces the protein MATNNNNEQESKKATHSSSTAKIELPPVVALNERILSSMADKKDAAAHPWHDLEIGPGAPSVFNCVVEIGKGSKVKYELDKKSGLIKVDRILYSSVVYPHNYGFIPRTLCEDEDPLDVLVLMQEPVIPGCFLRARAIGLMPMIDQGEKDDKIIAVCADDPEYRHYKDIKELPPHRLAEIRRFFEDYKKNENKIVNVEDFLPAEAAVKAIEHSMDLYAAYVVGNLRK, from the exons ATGGCTACCAATAACAACAATGAACAAGAATCAAAAAAAGCAACTCATTCTTCTTCTACTGCTAAAATTGAGTTGCCTCCAGTTGTTGCGTTGAATGAAAGAATACTTTCTTCCATGGCTGATAAGAAAGATGCTGCTGCTCATCCATGGCATGACTTAGAGATTG GACCAGGAGCTCCATCTGTTTTCAATTGT GTGGTTGAAATTGGCAAAGGAAGCAAGGTTAAATATGAACTGGACAAGAAAAGCGGACTTATTAAG GTTGATCGGATTCTTTACTCATCAGTTGTCTATCCACATAACTATGGTTTTATTCCAAGAACCCTTTGTGAAGATGAAGATCCCTTGGATGTCCTAGTTCTGATGCAG GAGCCTGTGATACCTGGTTGTTTCCTTCGTGCCCGTGCTATTGGATTGATGCCTATGATTGACCAG GGAGAGAAGGATGACAAGATCATAGCAGTTTGTGCTGATGATCCTGAGTACCGCCATTACAAGGACATCAAGGAGCTCCCTCCACATAGGCTTGCTGAAATTAGAAGATTCTTTGAGGACT ACAAGAAGAATGAGAACAAAATAGTCAATGTTGAAGACTTTCTACCAGCTGAAGCTGCTGTTAAGGCTATTGAACACTCCAT GGATCTATATGCTGCTTATGTAGTCGGAAACTTAAGGAAGTGA
- the LOC25501634 gene encoding pheophytinase, chloroplastic yields the protein MASCISTPSPSPRLQFTKTNLLVAASLPLYHRSKCELNRRSLAFKGIMATGVSVMASSLTSQAQPSQEKELERLPYKAEGYNYWKWKDHKIHYVVQGEGPPLVLIHGFGASAFHWRYNIPELAKKHKVYALDLLGFGWSDKALVDYDAMVWRDQVVDFMKEIVKEPAVLVGNSLGGFTALIAAAGLPESVTGVVLLNSAGQFGDGNKEQKTSEETSLQKFFLKPLKEVFQRVVLGFIFWQSKQPARIESVLKSVYKNSSNVDDYLVESITRPAQDPNAGEVYYRLMTRFMMNQSKYTLDSVLGELSCPLLLLWGDLDPWVGPAKANKIKEFYPKTTLVNLQAGHCPHDEIPELVNSALLDWLATLTPKVSLQTV from the exons ATGGCTTCTTGTATATCTACTCCCTCTCCTTCTCCTAGATTACAATTCACCAAAACAAACCTCCTTGTTGCAGCTTCACTCCCTCTCTATCACA gaaGTAAATGTGAATTGAACAGAAGAAGTTTAGCATTTAAAGGAATTATGGCAACTGGAGTTTCAGTCATGGCTTCCTCTCTTACTTCACAAGCTCAACCATCTCAAG agAAGGAACTTGAAAGATTACCATACAAAGCAGAAGGGTACAATTATTGGAAGTGGAAGGATCATAAAATTCACTATGTTGTGCAAGGAGAAGGCCCTCCTCTTGTTCTTATTCATGGTTTTGGTGCATCTGCATTTCACTGGAG ATACAATATTCCAGAATTGGCTAAGAAGCACAAGGTTTATGCCTTAGACTTGCTTGGATTTGGGTGGAGTGACAAAGCACTCGTCGATTATGATGCCATGGTGTGGAGGGATCAAGTCGTGGACTTCATGAAGGAAATTGTTAAAGAACCAGCGGTTTTGGTTGGAAATAG CCTTGGAGGATTTACTGCTTTGATTGCAGCAGCTGGGTTGCCTGAGTCTGTCACTGGGGTTGTTCTACTGAATTCTGCAGGACAATTTGGTGATGGAAATAAGGAACAGAAAACTTCAGAGGAAACATCTCTACAAAAGTTTTTCCTAAAACCTTTGAAGGAAGTTTTCCAGCGTGTAGTTCTTGGGTTTATATTCTGGCAATCGAAGCAACCCGCTCGGATTGAATCAGTCTTAAAAAGT GTGTATAAAAACTCTTCCAATGTGGATGACTATCTTGTGGAATCTATAACAAGGCCAGCTCAAGACCCCAATGCCGGAGAAGTTTATTACAG GTTAATGACACGATTCATGATGAATCAAAGCAAGTACACTCTAGATTCTGTGTTAGGCGAACTGTCTTGCCCGTTGCTTCTTCTATGGGGTGACCTTGATCCATGGGTTGGTCCAGCGAAAGCTAACAAAATCAAAGAGTTTTATCCAAAAACAACTCTTGTTAACTTGCAAGCCGGGCATTGCCCACACGACGAGATACCTGAGCTTGTGAACTCGGCTTTATTGGATTGGCTCGCCACCCTTACTCCTAAAGTCTCTCTCCAAACAGTTTGA